A genomic window from Brevibacillus agri includes:
- a CDS encoding ABC-F family ATP-binding cassette domain-containing protein has protein sequence MSVLIVEDLSHGFGDRILFRDVSFRLQPNDRVGLVGANGTGKSTMMSILTGQNIPDKGRIEWMPKIQYGYLDQHTKLQAGKTIRDVLKDAFLPLLEQEQELMAIGEKMAEASPEELEELLERMGEIQDKLETSGFYLIDAKVEEIANALGLSAIGLERDVASLSGGQRTKVLLAKLLLEQPTVLLLDEPTNYLDEEHIGWLKNYLREYPYAFILISHDTAFMNEVVNVIYHLEFTKLNRYTGNYESFLAQSEMKRSQHFDAFEKQQEEIARMEDFIARNKARASTTGRAKSRQKQLDKMERIDKPETAAKPSFIFKEARASSRFVIEAEDLEIGYSHPLLPKLSVKLERGEKVAIVGMNGVGKSTLLKTLLGIIPPLGGKLEQGDFLHPAYFEQEVKPKPITALDDVWNEFPSMNNHEVRGALARCGLKNEHINRNMNALSGGEQAKVRLCKLLQRESNWLVFDEPTNHLDVVAKEELKRALKEFKGTVLLVCHEPEFYEDWVTQTWDVEKWSLEQAKTPIKL, from the coding sequence ATGAGTGTTTTGATTGTGGAAGATTTGTCCCATGGCTTTGGGGATCGCATTTTGTTTCGGGACGTGTCCTTTCGCCTGCAACCGAACGACCGCGTAGGTCTTGTGGGGGCTAACGGAACAGGCAAATCTACGATGATGAGCATTTTGACCGGACAAAACATCCCGGACAAAGGCCGCATCGAATGGATGCCGAAAATCCAGTACGGCTACCTCGACCAGCACACGAAGCTGCAAGCAGGGAAGACGATTCGCGACGTACTCAAGGATGCGTTCTTGCCGCTGTTGGAGCAGGAGCAGGAGCTGATGGCGATCGGCGAAAAAATGGCCGAGGCGTCGCCGGAGGAACTGGAAGAACTGCTGGAGCGCATGGGAGAAATTCAGGATAAGCTGGAGACGAGCGGGTTTTACCTGATCGACGCCAAGGTGGAGGAGATCGCCAACGCGCTTGGACTAAGCGCGATTGGGCTGGAGCGCGACGTCGCGTCCTTGTCCGGCGGTCAGCGCACAAAAGTGCTTTTGGCGAAGTTGCTGCTGGAGCAGCCGACCGTCCTTTTGCTAGATGAGCCGACGAACTACCTGGATGAAGAGCATATCGGCTGGCTGAAAAACTACTTGCGGGAATATCCGTACGCCTTCATCCTGATTTCCCACGACACGGCGTTCATGAACGAAGTCGTCAACGTCATTTACCATCTGGAGTTCACGAAGCTGAACCGTTACACGGGGAACTACGAATCGTTCCTGGCGCAGTCCGAGATGAAGCGCAGCCAGCATTTTGACGCGTTTGAAAAGCAGCAGGAAGAAATTGCGCGCATGGAAGATTTTATCGCCCGCAACAAAGCGCGTGCGTCCACGACAGGCCGCGCGAAAAGCCGCCAGAAGCAGCTTGACAAAATGGAGCGGATCGACAAGCCGGAGACAGCGGCGAAGCCTTCCTTCATTTTCAAGGAAGCACGCGCGAGCAGCCGCTTTGTCATCGAAGCGGAAGACCTGGAGATCGGGTATTCGCATCCGCTGCTGCCAAAGCTGAGCGTGAAGCTGGAGCGCGGCGAAAAGGTAGCGATTGTCGGGATGAACGGCGTGGGGAAATCCACTCTGTTGAAAACGTTGCTCGGCATCATTCCGCCGCTCGGAGGCAAGCTGGAGCAAGGCGATTTCCTGCACCCGGCCTACTTTGAGCAGGAAGTCAAGCCGAAGCCGATCACCGCACTGGACGACGTCTGGAACGAGTTCCCGTCGATGAACAACCACGAGGTGCGCGGAGCGTTGGCGCGCTGCGGCCTGAAAAACGAGCATATCAACCGCAACATGAACGCCCTGTCCGGGGGCGAGCAGGCAAAGGTGCGCCTCTGTAAGCTTTTGCAGCGCGAGAGCAACTGGCTTGTCTTTGACGAGCCGACGAACCACCTGGATGTAGTCGCGAAGGAAGAATTGAAGCGGGCCTTGAAAGAATTCAAAGGCACTGTCCTGCTCGTCTGCCACGAACCTGAGTTTTACGAGGATTGGGTCACGCAGACGTGGGATGTAGAAAAATGGAGTCTAGAGCAAGCGAAAACTCCGATTAAACTGTAA
- a CDS encoding DUF6886 family protein, producing the protein MDYVFHYSEDPSIATFHPRAHPSHPSLPPSVWAIDAERAPMYYFPRDWPRIAFYAKADSTAADKERFLGLGSARMVIAIESRWYSTLATTVLYQYTFAADLFSCLDEGAGYFVSSKSVQPVEVTAMGNLLARLAQANIELRITPSLMPLKAALLDSSLQFSMIRMRNAVT; encoded by the coding sequence ATGGACTACGTCTTTCATTACAGTGAAGACCCTTCGATTGCGACGTTTCACCCGCGCGCGCATCCCAGCCATCCCAGCCTGCCTCCTTCGGTCTGGGCAATCGACGCGGAACGCGCGCCGATGTACTACTTCCCGCGCGACTGGCCGCGCATTGCTTTTTATGCCAAAGCGGATTCGACTGCGGCAGACAAGGAGCGCTTTCTCGGCCTTGGCAGTGCCAGGATGGTCATTGCGATAGAAAGCCGCTGGTACAGTACGCTTGCCACGACCGTGCTTTACCAGTACACGTTTGCTGCCGATCTGTTTTCCTGTCTCGACGAAGGGGCGGGCTACTTCGTCTCCAGCAAGTCCGTTCAGCCTGTGGAGGTCACCGCGATGGGCAACTTGCTCGCCCGGCTCGCGCAGGCGAACATTGAACTGCGGATCACCCCGTCCCTGATGCCGCTAAAAGCAGCGCTGCTCGACAGCAGCCTGCAATTTTCTATGATTCGCATGCGAAACGCCGTTACCTGA
- a CDS encoding phosphodiester glycosidase family protein, whose amino-acid sequence MQTLSRARSRKLATRKRPWRWVKRLILASALTCTTLALIGIIFLFGTRSGEELREWAAGTLLTTQHDYWAPYTFLPEEKLNALKQQIRNPEVINSEPDETAKPEESPQEQPVVETPPEKPKQLIEVEDIDVSKGNYYFKGKIMYISDPKRVQLVVTNRKDRGDLLDEFVKKTNAIGIVNASGFADPDGYGKGAKAYGVVIHDGKILQGYNPKSGETALGITYDGKLITGSYTAEQLVKMGVRDAMSFRPQLIVNGKNLFKDKPAKSWGIQPRTAIGQKADGTIVFVVIDGRQPGHSIGASMNDLAELLEERGIVTAMAMDGGSSSMMLYNGEAITKTSCPYYRGRYLPNAWAVI is encoded by the coding sequence ATGCAAACCTTGTCACGCGCGCGATCGCGCAAGCTCGCAACACGAAAAAGACCTTGGCGCTGGGTAAAGCGCCTGATACTGGCGTCGGCCTTGACTTGCACTACGCTTGCACTCATCGGGATCATCTTTTTGTTTGGCACCAGAAGCGGCGAGGAGCTGCGCGAGTGGGCGGCAGGGACGCTCCTGACGACGCAGCACGACTACTGGGCACCGTACACGTTTTTGCCGGAAGAAAAGCTCAACGCCTTGAAGCAACAAATCCGCAACCCGGAAGTCATCAACTCCGAGCCGGATGAAACAGCCAAGCCGGAAGAATCGCCGCAGGAGCAGCCCGTGGTCGAAACGCCACCGGAAAAGCCGAAACAATTGATCGAGGTGGAAGACATCGACGTTTCCAAAGGCAATTACTACTTCAAAGGAAAAATCATGTACATCAGCGACCCGAAACGGGTACAATTAGTCGTCACCAACCGCAAGGACCGCGGCGATCTGCTCGACGAGTTCGTCAAAAAGACAAACGCCATCGGCATCGTCAACGCGAGCGGCTTCGCCGACCCGGATGGCTACGGAAAAGGCGCCAAAGCATACGGCGTGGTGATCCACGACGGGAAAATTCTCCAGGGCTACAATCCGAAAAGCGGAGAAACTGCCTTGGGCATCACCTACGACGGCAAACTGATTACCGGCAGCTATACGGCCGAGCAATTGGTGAAAATGGGCGTTCGCGATGCGATGAGCTTCCGCCCGCAACTGATTGTGAACGGGAAAAACTTGTTCAAGGACAAGCCTGCGAAAAGCTGGGGCATCCAGCCGCGAACAGCGATTGGGCAAAAAGCGGACGGCACGATCGTCTTCGTCGTCATCGATGGCCGCCAGCCTGGCCACTCAATCGGCGCGAGCATGAACGACCTGGCAGAATTGCTGGAAGAGCGCGGCATCGTAACCGCCATGGCGATGGACGGCGGCTCCAGCTCGATGATGCTGTACAACGGCGAGGCGATTACGAAAACATCTTGCCCGTATTACCGCGGCCGCTACCTCCCGAACGCCTGGGCGGTGATTTAG
- a CDS encoding DEAD/DEAH box helicase: protein MSTTFADLQISAPLVAILRERKMETPTPVQAEAIPLIAAGRDALIESPTGTGKTFAYLLPLLTKMDLDKKDVQALVLAPTHELVVQIAKEAEKLLPGADHAVVPIIGGVDVKRQVERLKKKPVLVVATPGRLLELIEQRKLKVHEVKTVVVDEADRMLDAGFGKPVQEVMKKTLRDTQRLLFSATISEQIVEAAKAFTKDAVLVRAQAPEGAAGVAHLYLVSDPRKKVDTLRRLLRLVNVRSSIVFVNQIEKVDEIVSKLNYHHLACRLLHRDASKEERARTLKQFRDGVFPVLITTDVSARGIDIPEVECIVHYDPAPDADTYIHRSGRTGRMGRAGLVFSIISPQERFIIQKFAKQTELAIAEKVMSHGALEDPRPERKPAGKPTAKGRPQNRQPEAGKPVAAKSGSSSKRVHKKGGFGTK from the coding sequence GTGAGCACCACGTTTGCTGATTTACAAATTAGCGCGCCGCTTGTTGCGATTTTGCGCGAACGAAAAATGGAGACGCCGACCCCCGTGCAAGCAGAAGCGATCCCGTTGATCGCAGCCGGGCGGGACGCCTTGATCGAATCTCCGACAGGGACAGGCAAAACATTTGCCTATTTATTGCCGCTGCTGACAAAAATGGATCTGGATAAAAAGGACGTGCAGGCGCTTGTGCTGGCGCCGACGCATGAGCTGGTCGTTCAAATTGCGAAAGAAGCCGAAAAGCTGTTGCCAGGAGCCGATCATGCGGTCGTTCCGATCATCGGCGGTGTCGATGTCAAGCGCCAGGTAGAGCGTTTGAAGAAAAAGCCGGTGCTGGTTGTCGCCACGCCAGGCCGTCTGCTGGAGCTGATCGAGCAGCGAAAGCTGAAGGTGCACGAAGTCAAAACGGTAGTCGTGGACGAAGCGGACCGAATGCTCGATGCGGGCTTCGGCAAGCCGGTCCAGGAAGTGATGAAAAAAACATTGCGCGACACTCAGCGTCTGCTGTTTTCCGCGACGATTTCCGAGCAAATTGTCGAGGCGGCCAAAGCTTTTACAAAAGACGCTGTGCTTGTGCGGGCGCAAGCACCAGAAGGCGCAGCCGGAGTCGCCCATCTGTACCTCGTCTCCGATCCGCGCAAAAAAGTGGACACGCTCAGACGCTTGCTGCGGCTCGTCAATGTTCGCTCCTCGATCGTGTTTGTCAACCAGATCGAAAAAGTGGACGAGATTGTTTCCAAACTGAACTACCATCATCTGGCCTGCCGACTGTTGCATCGCGATGCGTCCAAGGAAGAGCGGGCGCGGACGCTCAAGCAGTTCCGGGACGGCGTGTTCCCGGTATTGATTACGACAGACGTGTCCGCACGCGGCATTGACATACCGGAAGTGGAATGCATCGTGCATTACGACCCGGCACCAGACGCAGATACGTACATTCACCGCAGCGGACGCACGGGACGGATGGGACGCGCCGGTCTCGTCTTTTCGATCATCAGTCCGCAGGAGCGGTTTATCATCCAGAAGTTCGCCAAACAGACAGAGCTTGCCATCGCAGAAAAAGTGATGTCGCACGGCGCCCTGGAAGATCCGCGACCGGAGCGAAAGCCAGCAGGCAAGCCAACGGCAAAAGGCAGACCGCAAAACCGCCAGCCGGAAGCGGGCAAGCCGGTTGCCGCGAAAAGCGGCTCCTCCTCAAAACGCGTACATAAGAAGGGCGGCTTTGGAACAAAGTAG
- a CDS encoding amino acid permease — translation MSMIAIGGSIGTGLFLASGSTIHSAGPGGALAAYGLICIMIYFLMTSLGEMATFLPVSGSFSSYASRFVDPALGFALGWNYWYNWAVTIAVEISAAALIMKFWLPESSSLLWSALFLALLFALNFLSVKAYGEGEYWFALIKVIAIICFIAIGLMMIVGIMGGEAVGFKNFTVGDAPFHGGFMAMIGVFMVAGFSFQGTELVGVAAGESENPRVNVPRAIRQVFWRILLFYILSIAIIGLLIPYTDPNLMSGDLENISVSPFTLVYERAGLAFAASVMNAVILTSVLSCGNSGMYASARMLWILAMEGKAPKFLRKINARGIPTRALYATTAVGMLAFLASLFGDGVVYMWLLNASGMSGFIAWVGIAICHYRFRKAYVAQGRDLNDLPYRAKAYPFGPVFAFILCTVIIVGQNYSAFTGETIDWNGILVSYIGLPMFLLLWLGYKFVKKTKVIPLQQCNLTRDEH, via the coding sequence ATGTCGATGATTGCCATCGGCGGCTCCATCGGTACAGGCTTGTTTCTCGCCAGCGGCTCGACGATCCACTCCGCAGGGCCAGGCGGTGCGCTTGCGGCTTACGGCTTGATCTGCATCATGATTTACTTTTTGATGACAAGCCTGGGCGAGATGGCTACGTTCCTGCCCGTTTCAGGGTCGTTTAGCTCGTACGCTTCCCGCTTCGTCGATCCGGCGCTTGGCTTCGCGCTCGGCTGGAACTACTGGTACAACTGGGCGGTGACGATCGCCGTGGAGATTTCCGCTGCCGCGCTCATCATGAAGTTCTGGCTGCCGGAAAGCTCTTCCTTGCTGTGGAGCGCGTTGTTTCTCGCACTTTTGTTCGCGCTGAACTTCCTCTCCGTCAAAGCATACGGCGAAGGGGAATACTGGTTTGCACTCATCAAAGTGATTGCGATTATCTGCTTTATCGCGATCGGGCTGATGATGATCGTCGGCATCATGGGCGGCGAAGCGGTCGGCTTTAAAAACTTCACGGTCGGCGACGCTCCGTTTCACGGCGGCTTTATGGCGATGATCGGCGTGTTCATGGTCGCGGGCTTCTCGTTTCAGGGAACCGAGCTGGTCGGTGTCGCGGCTGGCGAAAGCGAAAACCCGCGGGTGAACGTGCCGCGAGCTATCCGGCAAGTGTTTTGGCGCATTTTGCTGTTTTACATTTTGTCCATTGCAATCATCGGCCTGCTCATCCCGTACACAGACCCGAACCTGATGAGCGGCGATTTGGAAAACATTTCTGTAAGCCCTTTCACGCTCGTCTATGAAAGAGCGGGGCTGGCGTTCGCGGCCTCCGTGATGAATGCAGTAATTCTCACGTCCGTTTTATCCTGTGGCAACTCCGGGATGTACGCCTCGGCGCGGATGCTGTGGATTTTGGCGATGGAAGGCAAAGCCCCGAAGTTTTTGCGCAAAATCAACGCGCGAGGCATCCCGACACGCGCGCTGTACGCGACTACGGCGGTTGGCATGCTCGCTTTTCTGGCGTCGCTGTTTGGCGACGGCGTCGTGTACATGTGGCTGCTCAACGCCAGCGGCATGTCCGGGTTCATCGCCTGGGTCGGCATCGCTATTTGCCACTACCGCTTCCGTAAGGCGTATGTCGCCCAAGGCCGCGATCTGAACGACTTGCCGTATCGGGCAAAAGCGTATCCGTTTGGCCCCGTGTTCGCCTTCATTCTCTGTACGGTGATTATCGTCGGGCAAAACTACAGCGCATTCACAGGCGAGACGATCGACTGGAACGGCATTCTCGTCTCCTACATCGGCTTGCCCATGTTCCTCCTGCTCTGGCTCGGCTATAAATTCGTGAAAAAGACAAAGGTGATTCCTTTGCAGCAGTGCAATCTCACCCGCGACGAGCATTAG
- a CDS encoding serine/threonine protein kinase has translation MWTHVKEWWTNTFLDKPYRPGTTIGAYNIQHVLGMGSYGIAYLATHTPTGEQVVLKQVKPSLRHTPKGAAMQAYERKVLSSLSHPQFPRCLDAFTYRKDSFLVMTYLSGPTLEEMLFERGIAVDEYECARYMQQIGQLVAHLHDQGLIHRDVRIPNVIWQDGQPYLIDFGLARFIGDKPTYMAESLSAYPSEKQLKREVAPASDLYALGHFFLFLLYSGYSPEEGAPERSWEEELALSPEIRSMIRKLLQMDEPYGSVREWLQELALYLQRHERSESRPQQT, from the coding sequence ATGTGGACGCACGTAAAAGAATGGTGGACGAACACCTTCCTGGACAAGCCCTATCGCCCGGGCACGACGATCGGCGCTTATAACATTCAGCACGTACTCGGGATGGGCAGCTACGGAATCGCCTATCTCGCCACCCACACGCCTACAGGAGAACAGGTCGTGCTCAAGCAGGTCAAGCCCAGCCTGCGCCATACGCCAAAGGGAGCGGCCATGCAAGCGTATGAGCGCAAGGTGCTGTCCTCCTTGTCCCATCCGCAATTTCCTCGCTGCCTGGACGCCTTTACGTATCGCAAAGACTCGTTTCTCGTGATGACGTATTTGTCAGGGCCTACTTTGGAGGAGATGCTGTTCGAGCGCGGCATCGCAGTGGATGAGTACGAGTGCGCCCGCTACATGCAGCAGATCGGCCAACTCGTTGCCCATCTGCACGACCAGGGGCTGATCCACCGCGATGTGCGCATTCCAAACGTCATCTGGCAGGACGGACAGCCGTATTTGATCGACTTCGGGCTGGCGCGGTTCATCGGCGACAAGCCGACGTACATGGCCGAATCGCTCAGCGCCTATCCGTCGGAAAAACAGTTGAAGCGCGAAGTGGCGCCTGCCAGCGATTTGTATGCGCTTGGGCACTTTTTCCTGTTTTTGCTCTATTCCGGCTACTCTCCCGAGGAAGGCGCGCCGGAACGCAGTTGGGAGGAGGAGCTAGCGCTGTCTCCAGAAATCCGCAGCATGATTCGCAAGCTGCTCCAGATGGACGAGCCTTATGGCAGCGTTCGCGAATGGCTGCAGGAGCTTGCGCTGTACTTGCAACGCCACGAGCGCAGCGAGAGTCGCCCGCAGCAAACATGA
- a CDS encoding DUF3900 domain-containing protein, which translates to MNFIIDWLSFYLIEQPEEEDGIKQVRMTRYLGHDEYQRSELRDFLDGEFARIAKRKVEMNPKTEGTPTKLGQFVVEPGHPLDSNPNYALLNRLLAAETPGESKEPCQELVQSYLRTSQVRGGVLIVVRTRLELLDERYVFILKCDFEQKTAVITDEKSLISNVRMAINAKNMKSLMYPYMIESGMNDPYHVKIHQFSHARYFEEFLRFIEYPQTVTQLVSDEVISLARQHIEYTYPEESEERVREEEAIELIAASPKRELAEKWEHETVMEAMHIITDRQPEVELKFKLDHMQIRTLLADYGSNLHIAKVNGRYLVVLEGEQLQFERGVSPVEFAKPKSLAEVVKEIEERSSHYAQPMVSMPSAVDDTPPWD; encoded by the coding sequence ATGAATTTTATCATTGACTGGTTATCCTTTTATTTGATTGAACAGCCTGAGGAAGAAGACGGCATCAAGCAGGTGCGCATGACGCGCTACCTGGGCCATGATGAATATCAGCGCAGCGAGCTTCGTGACTTTTTGGACGGGGAGTTTGCCCGCATCGCCAAACGCAAGGTCGAAATGAATCCGAAGACGGAAGGGACGCCGACCAAGCTCGGCCAATTCGTGGTGGAGCCGGGACATCCGCTCGACTCCAATCCGAACTACGCGCTGCTGAACCGCTTGCTTGCGGCCGAGACGCCCGGCGAGAGCAAGGAGCCGTGCCAGGAGCTGGTGCAGTCGTACTTGCGGACCTCGCAGGTGCGGGGCGGCGTGCTGATTGTCGTGCGCACGCGCCTGGAGCTGCTTGATGAGCGCTACGTGTTTATTTTGAAATGCGATTTTGAACAGAAAACAGCAGTCATTACGGATGAAAAGAGCCTGATTTCCAATGTGCGTATGGCAATCAATGCGAAAAACATGAAGTCGCTGATGTATCCGTACATGATCGAATCCGGGATGAACGATCCGTATCATGTGAAAATCCATCAGTTTTCCCATGCGCGCTACTTCGAGGAATTTTTGCGCTTTATTGAATATCCGCAAACGGTGACGCAACTCGTCTCCGATGAGGTCATTTCCTTGGCCCGTCAGCATATCGAATACACGTATCCTGAGGAATCCGAGGAAAGGGTGCGGGAGGAAGAAGCGATCGAACTGATCGCAGCAAGCCCGAAGCGGGAGCTGGCGGAGAAGTGGGAGCACGAGACGGTCATGGAAGCGATGCACATCATTACGGACCGCCAGCCGGAAGTCGAACTGAAATTCAAGCTCGATCACATGCAAATTCGCACGCTGCTCGCCGATTACGGCTCGAATTTGCACATTGCCAAGGTGAACGGACGGTATTTGGTCGTGTTGGAGGGGGAGCAGCTCCAGTTTGAGCGGGGAGTGTCTCCGGTGGAGTTTGCGAAGCCAAAATCATTGGCCGAGGTCGTCAAGGAGATCGAGGAGCGCAGCAGCCACTACGCCCAGCCAATGGTCAGCATGCCAAGCGCCGTCGACGATACACCGCCTTGGGACTAA
- a CDS encoding DUF1444 family protein, with product MQEKGLTLIGQEKNVYPVLRHASIAEKFPGRFVVREHTADTRVLYALDRGEGYALIETGMLAQVGWTNEQLHQYAMDNLQKLPYTVKTQEVAGNRIHFISPLDGYAASRILLDSLLRRFDQEKRGDSLGVAIPHQDVLIVADMTGEVGANLLARLTYDFASKGQVPIAVLPFFWEDGELTPFLVVSHDKDSKPNNK from the coding sequence ATGCAGGAAAAAGGACTGACTCTGATCGGGCAGGAAAAAAACGTGTACCCTGTCTTGCGCCATGCCTCCATCGCAGAAAAATTCCCTGGTCGCTTCGTCGTCCGGGAGCACACAGCAGATACGCGCGTGCTGTATGCGCTTGACCGTGGCGAAGGCTACGCGCTGATTGAGACGGGCATGCTCGCTCAGGTCGGTTGGACAAACGAACAGCTCCACCAGTACGCGATGGACAATTTGCAAAAGCTGCCGTACACGGTGAAAACGCAGGAAGTGGCGGGCAACCGGATTCATTTTATCAGCCCGCTGGACGGCTACGCGGCAAGCCGGATTCTCCTGGACTCTCTGCTGCGCCGGTTTGACCAAGAAAAACGTGGAGACTCGCTCGGCGTGGCCATTCCGCATCAGGATGTGCTGATCGTAGCGGACATGACCGGGGAAGTCGGCGCGAACTTGCTCGCCCGCCTGACCTACGATTTTGCCTCCAAAGGCCAGGTGCCGATTGCCGTGTTGCCGTTTTTTTGGGAGGATGGAGAGTTGACACCGTTTCTCGTCGTCTCGCACGACAAAGACAGCAAGCCGAATAACAAGTAG
- a CDS encoding DUF2515 family protein, translated as MTMTTITSLDHQGLVAQIRRQTDIANRNNVTRTQAYLNFYRQHEEVHWALLAHLVSRNGGWNMTDLKGEWLPAILDEAEIEPFFWMLERSNWLIFYDAYPQLLLYAEMKRRGEDLTSLLAPLGVSVFMQPYWQEFLASGDSSRLTRALIVNEQQYIEQRVVHKPFTMKRIFSTYAFFTQSLFSLNQILFPYKAHPTDKRLSIAGVNVHHFPDLIQRIAIGKTLYQLLFADRQRLEKMRTFCTRIPHTGSRADYWPHLFTPRRRSGQADKGYELRLEGDQLMPGQPKLYSPSLHAVWADVEHAPADGVDWFRDEKWHQEVEKPAQLPAIDAASYMRALHWMEYGVKLVTTLT; from the coding sequence ATGACCATGACAACGATTACTTCTCTCGACCACCAAGGACTCGTCGCCCAGATCAGGCGGCAAACGGACATCGCCAACCGCAACAACGTCACCCGCACCCAGGCGTATCTCAATTTTTACCGCCAGCATGAGGAAGTCCACTGGGCGCTGCTCGCCCACCTCGTCTCGCGCAACGGCGGTTGGAACATGACCGATTTGAAAGGCGAATGGCTTCCCGCCATCTTGGACGAAGCGGAAATCGAGCCGTTTTTCTGGATGCTGGAACGAAGCAACTGGCTGATTTTTTACGATGCCTACCCGCAACTGCTCCTGTATGCCGAGATGAAGCGGCGTGGCGAGGATTTGACTTCGCTGCTCGCACCACTTGGCGTCTCCGTATTCATGCAGCCGTACTGGCAGGAGTTCCTCGCGTCAGGCGACAGCTCGCGGCTCACGCGCGCCCTGATCGTCAACGAACAGCAGTACATTGAGCAGCGCGTCGTACATAAACCGTTTACGATGAAACGCATTTTTTCCACGTATGCGTTTTTTACGCAATCGCTTTTTTCTCTCAACCAGATTTTGTTTCCCTACAAGGCGCACCCTACTGACAAAAGACTGAGTATCGCCGGAGTGAACGTCCATCATTTTCCGGATCTCATCCAGCGCATCGCCATCGGGAAGACTTTGTACCAGCTTTTGTTCGCAGATCGCCAGCGGCTGGAAAAAATGCGCACGTTTTGCACGCGCATCCCGCATACCGGCTCGCGCGCAGACTATTGGCCGCATCTGTTTACCCCGCGCCGCCGCTCGGGGCAAGCGGACAAAGGCTACGAGCTGCGACTGGAGGGCGACCAGCTAATGCCCGGACAGCCCAAGCTGTACAGTCCCTCCTTGCACGCCGTCTGGGCTGACGTCGAGCACGCGCCCGCCGATGGCGTCGACTGGTTCCGGGACGAAAAATGGCATCAGGAGGTGGAAAAGCCCGCACAACTGCCTGCGATTGACGCCGCCTCGTACATGCGGGCTTTGCACTGGATGGAATACGGCGTAAAATTGGTGACAACGCTCACCTGA
- a CDS encoding iron-sulfur cluster biosynthesis family protein, with the protein MRIKLTKEAVDQLQKATRPVRINGELVGGCGMTVEYALWLDEATPQDQVIQVEGMTLLLDPETIAYIGSEALTIDYRPQQGFRLVTPEQIVAYGLSLKERWG; encoded by the coding sequence GTGAGAATCAAGCTGACGAAGGAAGCTGTAGACCAATTGCAAAAAGCGACGCGACCGGTGCGGATCAACGGCGAGCTGGTAGGCGGCTGTGGAATGACGGTCGAATACGCGCTCTGGCTCGATGAGGCGACACCGCAGGATCAGGTGATACAGGTCGAGGGGATGACGCTGTTGCTCGACCCGGAGACGATCGCGTACATCGGCTCGGAGGCGCTGACGATTGACTACCGTCCGCAGCAAGGCTTTCGCCTGGTCACGCCTGAGCAAATCGTGGCTTACGGCCTGTCGCTCAAAGAGCGCTGGGGCTGA
- a CDS encoding DUF441 domain-containing protein, producing MDVINLALLLLLALGIVGNNATVSIAVALLLLMRLLSLERFFPVLEQHGLQIGIIILTIGILTPLASGKITPASMLDLFTHWQTVLAVVIGVFVAYLAGKGTALMAGNPLIVTGLLFGTIIGVTFFRGVAVGPLIAAGILAFILQFLPK from the coding sequence ATGGACGTCATCAATCTTGCGCTGCTGCTTTTGCTTGCGCTCGGCATCGTGGGAAATAATGCGACCGTCTCGATCGCGGTAGCGCTTCTTTTGCTGATGCGGCTTCTGTCGCTGGAACGGTTTTTCCCGGTGCTTGAGCAGCATGGCTTGCAGATTGGCATCATCATTTTGACGATCGGCATTCTCACGCCGCTTGCGAGCGGAAAAATCACTCCCGCCTCCATGCTGGACCTGTTCACCCACTGGCAAACGGTGCTGGCCGTCGTCATCGGCGTGTTCGTCGCCTATCTGGCGGGAAAAGGAACGGCGCTGATGGCTGGCAATCCGTTGATCGTCACGGGACTGCTTTTCGGAACGATCATCGGCGTCACGTTTTTCCGCGGCGTCGCAGTCGGCCCGCTCATCGCTGCCGGGATTCTCGCGTTCATCCTGCAATTTTTGCCCAAGTAA
- a CDS encoding YfhH family protein, whose product MRLYSQMTLAELQEEMERLHVEAEEKKKLGDESQLAIITQKYFMAKSYYLGTGEFRIGGKYSVANYDQPFTIDYFNGVFAWGRFPDSDEQTGFPVGMLELWYD is encoded by the coding sequence TTGCGTTTGTACAGTCAAATGACTCTCGCTGAGCTGCAGGAGGAGATGGAACGCCTGCACGTGGAAGCCGAGGAGAAAAAGAAACTGGGTGACGAGTCACAGCTTGCCATTATTACGCAAAAGTATTTCATGGCGAAGTCGTATTACTTGGGGACGGGAGAATTTCGCATTGGCGGAAAGTACAGTGTCGCCAACTACGATCAGCCGTTTACCATTGATTATTTCAACGGCGTGTTTGCCTGGGGCCGCTTTCCTGATTCGGACGAGCAGACCGGCTTTCCGGTCGGCATGCTGGAACTTTGGTACGACTAG